One part of the Mesorhizobium sp. M4B.F.Ca.ET.058.02.1.1 genome encodes these proteins:
- a CDS encoding helix-turn-helix domain-containing protein, whose protein sequence is MADPIVAVIAFDGISPFHLSVPCLVFGTDRTRLGLPRFDFRVCAMEEGPIHTDAGLTIAVPHGLAALDDADIVIIPSWKDLEDPLPAVLVEALGRAHRRGALIVGLCLGTFAIAAAGLLGGRKAATHWAYTDRLQTLHPDIAVDADVLYVDDGDIVTSAGVAAGLDCCLHIVRARYGAEVALRLARHVVLSPHRQGGQAQFIERPLAPTSTADRFAQALDKVRATLGEAHSLDSVAEAAGLTRRTFTRRFQKSIGTSFGDWLADQRIALAQRLLEATEKSMDTVAFEVGFGSATSLRQHFSARLKTSPMQYRREFSRSAGAKRPTHAAMF, encoded by the coding sequence ATGGCCGACCCGATCGTCGCCGTCATCGCCTTCGACGGCATCAGCCCCTTCCACCTCTCCGTGCCTTGCCTCGTGTTCGGCACGGACCGCACCAGGCTCGGCCTGCCGCGCTTCGATTTCCGCGTCTGCGCCATGGAGGAGGGACCGATCCACACCGACGCCGGGCTGACCATCGCCGTCCCGCATGGGCTTGCGGCACTCGACGATGCCGACATCGTCATCATTCCAAGCTGGAAGGATCTCGAAGACCCGCTTCCGGCGGTGCTGGTCGAGGCGCTCGGCCGCGCCCACCGGCGCGGCGCGCTGATCGTGGGACTGTGCCTCGGCACCTTCGCCATCGCCGCCGCGGGACTGCTCGGCGGACGCAAGGCAGCGACGCATTGGGCCTATACGGACAGGCTGCAGACGCTCCATCCCGACATCGCCGTCGATGCCGACGTGCTCTATGTCGACGACGGCGACATCGTAACCTCGGCCGGTGTCGCCGCCGGCCTCGACTGCTGCCTGCATATCGTGCGCGCCCGCTACGGCGCGGAAGTGGCGTTGCGGCTTGCCCGCCACGTCGTGCTGTCGCCGCACCGGCAAGGCGGCCAGGCGCAATTCATCGAGCGCCCGCTGGCGCCGACCTCGACCGCCGACCGGTTCGCGCAGGCCCTCGACAAGGTGCGGGCGACGCTCGGCGAGGCGCACAGCCTCGACAGCGTCGCCGAGGCGGCCGGCCTCACCCGCCGCACCTTCACGCGCCGCTTCCAGAAGTCGATCGGCACCAGCTTCGGCGACTGGCTGGCCGACCAGCGGATCGCGCTGGCGCAGAGGCTGCTGGAGGCGACGGAGAAATCGATGGATACGGTGGCCTTCGAAGTCGGCTTCGGCAGCGCCACCTCGCTGCGCCAGCATTTTTCGGCGCGGCTCAAGACCTCGCCGATGCAATATCGGCGCGAGTTCTCCAGGAGTGCCGGCGCCAAAAGGCCGACACACGCCGCAATGTTTTGA
- a CDS encoding anthranilate synthase: protein MTTRVLDNGAERFVTAGGVAITRDRQEQPYEGAIDAYVDGLNSRRGAVFSSNYEYPGRYTRWDTAIIDPPLVISARGRAMRIEALNGRGEVLLPVIAKALDGLAEVSIAETSPRLIRLEVAKPGRVFTEEERSRVPSVFTVLRAITALFKTEEDANLGLYGAFGYDLAFQFDPVDYKLERRESQRDLVLFLPDEILVVDHYSTKAWTDRYDYSGKGFSTEGLPRDAAVEPFRTADRIPPRGDHEPGEYANLVRRAMDSFKRGDLFEVVPGQMFYERCETEPSEISRKLKAINPSPYSFFINLGEGEYLIGASPEMFVRVNGRRVETCPISGTIKRGDDAISDSEQILKLLNSKKDESELTMCSDVDRNDKSRVCDPGSVRVIGRRQIEMYSRLIHTVDHIEGRLREGMDAFDAFLSHAWAVTVTGAPKLWAMRFIEQNEKSPRAWYGGAIGMVNFNGDMNTGLTLRTIRIKDGIAEVRAGATLLFDSVPEEEEAETELKASAMLSAIRDAKTGNAVGAERTAARVGDGINILLVDHEDSFVHTLANYFRQTGANVSTVRTPVPEEVFERLKPDLVVLSPGPGTPKDFDCAATIKKARARDLPIFGVCLGLQALAEAYGGELRQLHIPMHGKPSRIRVSKPGVIFSGLPKEVTVGRYHSIFADPVRLPDDFLVTAETEDGVIMAFEHRKEPIAAVQFHPESIMTLGHNAGMRIIENIVAHLPRKAKEKAA, encoded by the coding sequence ATGACGACAAGAGTTCTGGACAACGGGGCCGAGCGCTTCGTCACAGCGGGTGGCGTGGCGATCACCCGCGACCGCCAGGAGCAGCCCTATGAAGGCGCCATCGACGCCTATGTCGACGGGCTGAATTCCCGGCGCGGCGCGGTGTTTTCCTCGAATTACGAGTATCCGGGCCGCTACACGCGCTGGGACACCGCCATCATTGATCCGCCGCTGGTGATTTCCGCGCGCGGACGCGCCATGCGCATCGAGGCGCTGAACGGACGCGGCGAAGTGCTTTTGCCGGTGATCGCCAAGGCGCTGGACGGTCTTGCCGAGGTCTCCATCGCCGAAACGTCGCCAAGGCTCATCCGCCTCGAGGTTGCCAAGCCAGGCCGCGTCTTCACCGAGGAAGAGCGCAGCCGCGTACCTTCGGTATTCACCGTGCTGCGCGCCATTACCGCTTTGTTCAAGACCGAGGAAGACGCCAATCTAGGCCTCTACGGCGCCTTCGGCTACGATCTCGCCTTCCAGTTCGACCCGGTCGACTACAAGCTCGAGCGCAGAGAGAGCCAGCGCGATCTGGTGCTGTTCCTGCCTGACGAGATCTTGGTCGTCGACCACTATTCGACCAAGGCCTGGACCGACCGCTATGACTATTCCGGCAAGGGTTTCTCGACGGAGGGGTTGCCGCGCGACGCCGCCGTCGAGCCGTTCAGGACCGCCGACCGCATCCCGCCGCGCGGCGACCACGAGCCCGGCGAATACGCCAACCTGGTGCGCCGGGCGATGGACAGCTTCAAGCGCGGCGACCTGTTCGAGGTCGTGCCCGGCCAGATGTTCTACGAGCGCTGCGAAACCGAGCCTTCCGAGATTTCGCGCAAGCTGAAGGCGATCAACCCCTCGCCCTATTCCTTCTTCATCAACCTCGGCGAAGGCGAGTATTTGATCGGCGCCTCGCCGGAGATGTTCGTGCGCGTCAACGGCCGGCGCGTCGAGACCTGCCCGATCTCGGGCACGATCAAACGCGGCGACGACGCCATTTCGGACTCCGAGCAGATCCTGAAGCTGCTCAACTCCAAGAAGGACGAATCCGAGCTCACCATGTGCTCGGACGTTGACCGCAACGACAAATCGCGCGTCTGCGATCCGGGCTCGGTGCGTGTCATCGGCCGCCGCCAGATCGAGATGTATTCGCGCCTGATCCACACCGTCGACCATATCGAGGGGCGGCTGCGCGAAGGCATGGATGCCTTCGACGCCTTCCTGTCGCATGCCTGGGCGGTCACCGTCACCGGCGCGCCGAAGCTCTGGGCCATGCGCTTCATCGAGCAGAACGAGAAGAGCCCGCGCGCCTGGTATGGCGGGGCGATCGGCATGGTCAACTTCAACGGCGACATGAACACCGGGCTGACGCTGCGCACCATCCGCATCAAGGACGGCATCGCCGAGGTACGCGCAGGCGCCACGCTGCTCTTCGACAGCGTTCCCGAGGAAGAAGAAGCCGAAACCGAACTGAAGGCATCCGCCATGCTATCCGCCATCCGCGACGCCAAGACCGGCAATGCCGTTGGCGCCGAACGCACCGCCGCGCGCGTCGGCGACGGCATCAACATCCTCCTGGTCGACCACGAGGACTCCTTCGTCCACACGCTCGCCAATTACTTCCGCCAGACCGGCGCCAATGTTTCCACCGTGCGCACGCCCGTGCCGGAGGAGGTTTTCGAGCGGCTGAAGCCGGACCTCGTCGTGCTCTCGCCTGGCCCTGGCACGCCGAAGGACTTTGATTGCGCCGCCACGATCAAGAAGGCAAGAGCCCGCGACCTGCCGATCTTCGGCGTCTGCCTCGGCCTGCAGGCGCTGGCTGAAGCCTATGGCGGCGAGCTCCGGCAGTTGCATATACCGATGCACGGCAAGCCGTCGCGCATCCGCGTCTCCAAGCCCGGCGTCATCTTCTCCGGCCTGCCCAAGGAAGTGACCGTCGGCCGCTACCACTCGATCTTCGCCGATCCGGTGCGCCTCCCCGACGATTTCCTGGTCACCGCCGAGACCGAGGACGGCGTCATCATGGCCTTCGAGCACCGCAAGGAGCCGATCGCCGCCGTGCAGTTCCATCCGGAATCGATCATGACGCTCGGCCACAATGCCGGCATGCGCATCATCGAGAACATCGTTGCGCATCTGCCGCGCAAGGCCAAGGAAAAGGCAGCCTAG
- a CDS encoding FAD-containing oxidoreductase gives MTAKAFDAIIIGAGQAGTPLAGRLNAAGMSVALVERKLVGGTCVNTGCIPTKTMVASAYATHLARRAADYGVTLSGPVGVDYKAIKARKDKVSGASRTGLETWIAGMEKCTLYRGHARFESANTVRVGDELLTAPKIFLNTGGRAAVPDLPGVEEVPYLTNSSMMDLDVLPRHLVVVGGSYISLEFAQMFRRFGSELTVIEKSPRLTGREDEDVSAAILSILQDEGITVHLGADDISFAKQGGDVAVTFSADQPPAIGSHVLLALGRNPNTDDLGLDKAGVEVDKRGFIVVDDQLRTGVPGIWAMGDCNGKGAFTHTSYNDFEIVAANLLDNDPRKVSDRIEAYALYIDPPLGRCGMTEAAVRKSGRRALVGQRPMTRVGRAVEKGETQGFMKILADADTGEILGCSVLGPGGDEVIHSVLDLMYAKAPISTLARAMHIHPNVSELLPTIAQELKPLA, from the coding sequence ATGACGGCCAAGGCCTTCGACGCCATCATCATCGGCGCCGGCCAGGCCGGCACGCCGCTCGCCGGCCGGCTGAACGCGGCCGGCATGAGCGTGGCGCTGGTCGAGCGCAAGCTCGTCGGCGGCACCTGCGTCAACACCGGCTGCATCCCGACCAAGACGATGGTGGCGAGCGCCTACGCCACCCATCTCGCGCGCCGCGCCGCCGACTATGGCGTGACCTTATCCGGCCCGGTGGGCGTCGACTACAAAGCGATCAAGGCGCGCAAGGACAAGGTGTCGGGCGCTTCCCGCACAGGGCTGGAAACCTGGATCGCCGGCATGGAGAAGTGCACGCTCTACCGCGGCCATGCGCGTTTCGAATCCGCCAACACCGTGCGCGTCGGCGACGAACTGCTGACCGCGCCGAAGATATTCCTCAACACCGGCGGCCGCGCCGCCGTTCCCGACCTGCCCGGCGTCGAGGAGGTGCCTTACCTCACCAATTCCTCGATGATGGATCTCGACGTGCTGCCCCGCCATCTCGTCGTCGTCGGCGGCAGCTACATCTCGCTCGAATTCGCGCAGATGTTCCGCCGCTTCGGATCCGAGCTGACGGTGATCGAGAAGAGCCCGCGGCTGACCGGTCGCGAGGACGAGGACGTCTCGGCCGCCATCCTGTCGATCCTCCAGGACGAAGGCATCACGGTGCATCTCGGCGCCGACGACATCAGTTTTGCCAAGCAGGGCGGCGATGTCGCCGTCACCTTTTCCGCCGATCAGCCGCCGGCGATCGGCTCGCATGTGCTGCTGGCGCTTGGCCGCAACCCCAATACCGACGATCTCGGCCTCGACAAGGCCGGCGTCGAGGTCGACAAGCGCGGTTTCATCGTCGTCGACGACCAGTTGCGCACCGGCGTGCCCGGCATCTGGGCGATGGGCGATTGCAACGGCAAGGGCGCTTTCACCCATACCTCCTACAACGATTTCGAGATCGTCGCCGCCAACCTGCTCGACAATGATCCGCGCAAGGTCAGCGACCGCATCGAGGCCTATGCGCTCTACATCGATCCGCCCCTCGGCCGCTGCGGCATGACCGAGGCCGCGGTGAGGAAATCCGGCCGCCGCGCGCTGGTCGGCCAGCGGCCGATGACCCGCGTCGGCCGCGCCGTGGAAAAGGGCGAGACGCAGGGCTTCATGAAGATCCTGGCCGACGCCGACACCGGGGAGATCCTCGGCTGCTCGGTGCTCGGACCGGGCGGCGACGAGGTGATCCACTCGGTGCTCGACCTGATGTATGCCAAGGCGCCGATATCGACGCTGGCGCGTGCCATGCACATCCACCCCAACGTCTCCGAGCTTCTGCCGACCATAGCCCAGGAGCTGAAGCCGCTGGCCTAG
- a CDS encoding DUF2333 family protein translates to MLDPIVSFFTQIFQWIGRGIGLLVGVILWPFMWAGRWYGQRGWILKAVVGLALLVLIGLYANFFYATQWWTKFNPNYPDTYTFEKRNVSAGEQVSAGAGTDTAKTCGNSAIAQVAADLTDFNVNQNAWISSMILYKLGLFGIDWDHTPWMDNKASFQRGINQAVRRTATELADNLGRVRTTSQIDADLQDARGNLQFDEETWYFGLNPFGPKTPTPSYYRDAVRKLRSFNARLASCQATFDARADNLKQYIDRISSDIGSTSAILKERAENHNDGWFDFRADDRFWFAYGQLYGYYGLMKAAQADFEDVIKEKHLQNLWDTMDSQFVSALRIQPLIIANGREDGWLLPTHLTTMGFYVLRVRSNMVEISNVLTQ, encoded by the coding sequence ATGCTTGACCCGATTGTGAGTTTCTTCACCCAGATCTTCCAGTGGATCGGCCGCGGCATTGGTCTTCTCGTCGGCGTGATCCTGTGGCCTTTCATGTGGGCCGGCCGCTGGTATGGGCAGCGCGGCTGGATCCTGAAGGCGGTGGTTGGCCTCGCCTTGCTGGTGCTCATCGGCCTCTACGCCAATTTCTTCTACGCCACCCAGTGGTGGACCAAATTCAACCCGAACTATCCCGATACCTATACGTTCGAGAAGCGCAACGTGTCGGCCGGCGAGCAAGTCTCAGCCGGCGCGGGCACCGATACGGCCAAGACCTGCGGTAACTCGGCGATCGCCCAGGTGGCGGCCGATCTGACCGACTTCAACGTCAACCAGAATGCCTGGATCTCATCGATGATCCTCTACAAGCTCGGCCTGTTCGGCATCGACTGGGACCACACGCCATGGATGGACAACAAGGCCTCCTTCCAGCGCGGCATCAACCAGGCGGTGCGGCGCACCGCGACCGAGCTTGCCGACAATCTGGGCCGCGTGCGCACGACCTCGCAGATCGACGCCGATCTCCAGGATGCGCGCGGAAATCTGCAGTTCGACGAGGAGACCTGGTACTTCGGCCTCAATCCATTCGGTCCGAAGACGCCGACCCCGAGCTACTATCGCGATGCCGTGCGCAAGCTGCGCTCCTTCAACGCAAGGCTGGCCAGCTGCCAGGCGACGTTCGACGCCCGCGCCGACAATCTCAAGCAATATATCGACCGCATTTCGTCCGACATCGGCTCGACCTCGGCAATCCTCAAGGAGCGCGCTGAGAACCACAATGATGGCTGGTTCGATTTCCGCGCCGACGACCGCTTCTGGTTCGCCTACGGCCAGCTCTATGGCTACTACGGCCTGATGAAGGCCGCCCAGGCCGACTTCGAGGATGTCATCAAGGAAAAGCACCTGCAGAACCTGTGGGACACGATGGATTCGCAATTCGTCTCGGCTCTGCGCATCCAGCCCCTCATCATCGCCAACGGCCGCGAGGACGGCTGGCTGCTGCCGACGCACCTGACCACGATGGGTTTCTACGTGCTGAGGGTGCGCTCCAACATGGTTGAGATCAGCAACGTGCTGACGCAGTAG
- a CDS encoding succinylglutamate desuccinylase/aspartoacylase family protein, producing MQKTIERIAGEGEGISYEFPVIRFAGTDKAGPSAYLQAALHAGELPGVVAIDALMPMLARAEAEGRIRGDITIVPWANPIGRAQYHFGEHQGRFHLGTRNNFNRGFPLLAAPDASLLPDTRLGTPDQRLKIRLLQLSLGHNIVLDLHCDDEGLPYLYIHASLWPAMADCAAAMGVDAVLLWNEDTDGTFEGASIMPYQNVPADVARFDRRVATTVEYRGVLDVDGELAASDAEGLYRLLVARGVVTDPALATPGPFTGTVAPLENIDMMPAPKGGAVVYDVKPGDRVAKGARLAKIVHAPGETGGSTEVFAPQAGLILTRRSRRIIRAGEDLLKLVGDRRSDDARSGTLED from the coding sequence ATGCAGAAAACGATCGAACGCATCGCTGGCGAAGGCGAGGGCATTTCCTACGAATTTCCGGTGATCCGCTTCGCGGGAACGGACAAGGCGGGACCTTCGGCCTATCTGCAGGCGGCGCTCCATGCCGGCGAACTGCCGGGCGTGGTCGCCATCGACGCGCTGATGCCGATGCTCGCAAGAGCCGAGGCCGAGGGCCGCATCAGGGGCGACATCACCATCGTGCCCTGGGCCAACCCGATCGGTCGCGCCCAGTACCATTTCGGCGAACATCAGGGCCGCTTCCATCTCGGCACGCGCAACAACTTCAACCGCGGCTTTCCGCTGCTTGCCGCACCGGACGCTTCGCTCTTGCCCGATACCAGGCTCGGCACGCCCGACCAACGGCTGAAGATCAGGCTGCTGCAGCTCTCGCTCGGCCACAACATCGTGCTCGACCTGCATTGCGACGACGAGGGCCTGCCCTACCTCTACATCCACGCCAGCCTGTGGCCGGCGATGGCCGATTGCGCGGCGGCCATGGGCGTCGATGCGGTGCTGCTGTGGAACGAGGACACCGACGGCACCTTCGAGGGCGCCTCGATCATGCCTTATCAGAATGTCCCGGCGGATGTGGCGCGTTTCGACCGGCGGGTCGCCACCACGGTCGAATATCGCGGCGTGCTCGACGTCGACGGCGAATTGGCCGCTTCCGATGCCGAGGGGCTCTATCGGCTGCTGGTCGCGCGCGGCGTTGTCACCGACCCCGCCTTGGCCACGCCCGGCCCCTTCACCGGCACCGTGGCGCCGCTGGAAAACATCGACATGATGCCGGCGCCGAAGGGTGGCGCGGTCGTCTATGACGTGAAGCCCGGCGACCGCGTCGCCAAGGGCGCGCGGCTCGCCAAAATCGTCCACGCCCCGGGCGAAACGGGCGGCAGCACGGAAGTGTTCGCGCCCCAGGCCGGCCTCATCCTGACGAGGCGTTCGCGGCGCATCATCCGCGCCGGCGAGGACCTGCTGAAGCTGGTTGGCGACAGGAGAAGCGACGATGCAAGGTCGGGGACGCTGGAGGACTAA
- a CDS encoding sugar O-acetyltransferase: protein MTASERMKMAAGEWYTCLDQELEALRVAARDAVFEHNGLPPRQRGDIGPALRSLLGSTGEGARIEGQFHCAYGFNLFLGDGVFLNAGCTVLDTAPVRIGKRTLLGPNVQIYCAEHHREAAARQAGLEIAKPVTIGADAWIGGSAIILGGVTIGDGAIVGAGAVVTRDVAANTTVVGNPARPVRQR, encoded by the coding sequence ATGACGGCAAGTGAGCGCATGAAGATGGCGGCGGGCGAGTGGTACACTTGCCTCGATCAGGAACTGGAAGCGCTGCGCGTCGCCGCGCGCGATGCGGTGTTCGAGCACAACGGCCTGCCGCCCCGGCAACGCGGCGACATCGGCCCGGCATTGCGGTCATTGTTGGGAAGCACGGGCGAGGGGGCGCGCATAGAGGGGCAGTTCCACTGCGCCTACGGGTTCAACCTCTTTCTCGGCGATGGTGTCTTCCTCAATGCCGGCTGCACGGTCCTCGATACGGCGCCGGTGCGCATCGGCAAGCGGACGTTGCTCGGGCCTAATGTGCAGATCTACTGCGCCGAGCATCACAGGGAGGCTGCAGCAAGGCAGGCGGGGCTGGAGATCGCCAAGCCGGTGACGATCGGCGCCGATGCCTGGATCGGCGGCAGCGCCATCATCCTCGGCGGCGTCACGATCGGCGATGGTGCCATCGTTGGCGCTGGCGCCGTGGTTACCCGCGACGTCGCAGCGAACACCACGGTGGTCGGCAATCCGGCGCGTCCGGTCAGGCAGCGTTGA
- a CDS encoding cysteine hydrolase family protein, whose amino-acid sequence MSAPAISTQPRRALVVVDVQNDYDGGNLAIQHPPFRDSVVNVAHAMDAAAEAGVKVVVIKQMAPETSPIFAKGSHGGELHPEIARRSRDHYVEKTLPSAFTGTDLEAWLRANAIDTIAVVGYMTHNCDLSTIIHAVHMGFAVEFLSDASGSVPYANSAGYASAEDIHRVVTIILQSRFAAVLKIAEWVDCLKTGALPERDTIFASNQRALARNAA is encoded by the coding sequence ATGTCCGCACCAGCCATTAGCACCCAGCCGCGCCGCGCCCTCGTCGTCGTCGACGTCCAGAACGACTATGATGGCGGCAATCTCGCCATCCAGCATCCGCCGTTCCGCGACAGCGTCGTCAATGTGGCGCACGCCATGGACGCGGCGGCGGAAGCCGGCGTCAAGGTAGTGGTCATCAAGCAGATGGCGCCGGAGACCTCGCCGATCTTCGCCAAGGGAAGCCATGGCGGCGAGCTGCATCCCGAGATCGCCAGGCGAAGCCGCGACCATTATGTCGAGAAGACGCTGCCCTCAGCCTTCACCGGCACCGATCTCGAGGCGTGGCTGCGCGCCAATGCCATCGATACGATCGCGGTCGTCGGCTACATGACGCACAATTGCGACCTGTCGACCATCATCCATGCCGTGCATATGGGCTTTGCTGTGGAGTTCCTGTCCGACGCCAGCGGCTCGGTGCCTTACGCCAACAGCGCCGGCTATGCTTCTGCCGAGGACATCCACCGCGTGGTCACCATCATCCTGCAGTCGCGCTTCGCGGCGGTGCTCAAGATCGCCGAGTGGGTCGACTGCCTGAAGACCGGCGCTTTGCCGGAACGCGACACGATCTTTGCTTCCAACCAGCGCGCGCTGGCGCGCAATGCAGCTTAG
- a CDS encoding formate--tetrahydrofolate ligase: MAEVKSDIEIARAARKKQIQEIGAKIGIPTEHLLPYGHDKAKVSAEFIKSVKGNKDGKLILVTAINPTPAGEGKTTTTVGLGDGLNRIGKKAVVCIREASLGPNFGVKGGAAGGGYAQVVPMEDMNLHFTGDFHAITTAHNLLSALIDNHIYWGNELGIDTRRVAWRRVMDMNDRALREMICSLGGVANGYPREGGFDITVASEVMAILCLATDLKDLEKRLGDIIVAYRRDKSPVYARDLKADGAMAVLLKDAMQPNLVQTLENNPAFVHGGPFANIAHGCNSVVATTTALKLADYVVTEAGFGADLGAEKFFDIKCRKAGLKPAAAVIVATVRAMKMNGGVKKEDLGKENIEAVKKGCLNLGRHIENVKQFGVPAVVAINHFTTDTETEIQAMKDFVKAQGAEAILCKHWAQGSAGIEDLARKVVEIAESGASQFSPLYPDEMPLFEKVNTIVKRIYRGDEAIADKSIRDQLHAWEQAGYGNLPVCMAKTQYSFSTDPNLRGAPTGHTVPVREVRLSAGAGFVVIICGEVMTMPGLPKAPSSEKIFLNEAGQIEGLF, encoded by the coding sequence ATGGCCGAAGTGAAGTCCGACATCGAGATCGCGCGCGCCGCCAGGAAGAAACAGATTCAGGAGATCGGCGCCAAGATCGGCATTCCGACCGAGCATCTCCTGCCCTACGGCCATGACAAGGCCAAGGTCTCGGCCGAGTTCATCAAGTCGGTGAAGGGCAACAAGGACGGCAAGCTGATCCTCGTCACCGCCATCAACCCGACCCCTGCCGGCGAAGGCAAGACCACGACCACCGTCGGTCTCGGCGACGGCTTGAACCGCATCGGCAAGAAGGCGGTCGTTTGCATCCGCGAAGCCTCGCTCGGCCCGAATTTCGGCGTCAAGGGCGGCGCCGCCGGCGGCGGCTACGCGCAGGTCGTGCCGATGGAGGACATGAACCTCCACTTCACCGGCGACTTTCACGCCATCACCACGGCGCACAATCTGCTGTCGGCGCTGATCGACAACCACATCTACTGGGGCAACGAACTCGGCATCGACACCCGCCGCGTCGCCTGGCGCCGCGTCATGGACATGAACGACCGGGCGCTGCGCGAGATGATCTGTTCGCTCGGCGGCGTCGCCAACGGTTATCCGCGCGAAGGCGGCTTCGACATCACCGTCGCCTCGGAAGTGATGGCGATCCTGTGCCTTGCCACCGACCTCAAGGACCTCGAGAAGCGCCTCGGCGACATTATCGTCGCCTACCGCCGCGACAAGTCGCCGGTCTATGCCCGCGACCTCAAGGCCGACGGCGCCATGGCGGTGCTGTTGAAGGACGCCATGCAGCCCAACCTGGTGCAGACGCTGGAGAACAACCCGGCCTTCGTCCATGGCGGTCCGTTCGCCAACATCGCCCATGGCTGCAACTCGGTCGTCGCCACAACGACGGCGCTGAAGCTCGCCGACTATGTCGTCACTGAAGCCGGCTTCGGCGCCGACCTCGGTGCCGAGAAATTCTTCGACATCAAGTGCCGCAAGGCCGGCCTCAAGCCGGCGGCCGCCGTTATCGTCGCCACCGTGCGCGCCATGAAGATGAATGGCGGCGTCAAGAAGGAAGACCTCGGCAAGGAGAACATCGAGGCGGTCAAGAAGGGCTGCCTCAACCTCGGCCGCCACATCGAGAACGTTAAGCAGTTCGGCGTGCCGGCGGTGGTGGCGATCAACCACTTCACCACCGACACCGAGACCGAAATCCAGGCGATGAAGGACTTCGTCAAGGCGCAGGGCGCCGAGGCGATCCTGTGCAAGCACTGGGCGCAAGGCTCGGCCGGCATCGAGGACCTCGCCAGGAAGGTCGTCGAGATCGCCGAGTCCGGCGCCTCGCAGTTCTCGCCGCTCTATCCCGACGAGATGCCGCTGTTCGAAAAGGTCAACACCATCGTCAAGCGCATCTACCGCGGCGACGAGGCGATCGCCGACAAGTCGATCCGCGACCAACTGCACGCCTGGGAGCAGGCCGGCTACGGCAACCTGCCGGTCTGCATGGCCAAGACCCAGTATTCGTTTTCGACCGACCCGAACCTGCGCGGTGCGCCGACCGGCCACACCGTGCCGGTGCGCGAGGTCCGGCTCTCGGCCGGCGCCGGCTTCGTCGTTATCATCTGCGGCGAGGTCATGACCATGCCCGGCCTGCCCAAGGCGCCGTCCTCCGAAAAGATTTTCCTCAACGAGGCCGGCCAGATCGAAGGCCTGTTCTAG
- a CDS encoding DUF4126 domain-containing protein, with product MLYLLALLIGVVAGLRAGTALAVTAWGAWLGWLPVAGTWASFMGHWIALGISTILGVVELITDQLPSTPSRKVPQQFGARVIIGAFCGAVFGATGGAIIGGLIAGAIGAVIGTLGGAEFRGRLAAAFGKDPPAAFIEDAAAIIGGLLIVAAVA from the coding sequence ATGCTTTATCTGCTTGCATTGCTGATCGGGGTCGTTGCCGGGCTCCGCGCCGGAACGGCACTTGCCGTCACCGCCTGGGGCGCCTGGCTCGGCTGGCTGCCGGTCGCCGGCACCTGGGCGAGTTTCATGGGGCACTGGATCGCCCTCGGCATTTCCACCATCCTGGGGGTCGTCGAGCTGATCACCGACCAGCTGCCGTCGACGCCGAGCCGCAAGGTGCCGCAGCAGTTCGGCGCCCGCGTCATCATCGGCGCCTTTTGCGGCGCGGTGTTCGGCGCGACCGGCGGCGCCATCATCGGTGGCCTGATTGCCGGCGCCATCGGCGCCGTGATCGGCACGCTCGGCGGCGCCGAGTTCCGCGGCCGACTGGCGGCGGCTTTCGGCAAGGACCCGCCCGCTGCCTTCATCGAGGACGCCGCGGCGATCATCGGCGGCCTGCTGATCGTGGCGGCCGTGGCATGA